In Halobacteriovorax marinus SJ, the following proteins share a genomic window:
- a CDS encoding FecCD family ABC transporter permease: protein MKLKFLALFFLLVIVSLFSIMIGPGDFKFSDPGFSNIVWNIRLPQLLMSFLVGGLLSLSGLLFQAMFKNSLATPYTLGVASGAALGASLYFTLGLSLSFTFFNGVTIFSFISALLCVVIVYSMAIKRGRVSTHSLLLSGVVLSMICSSLILFLQFMGQERDAIQVVRWLMGGIDVVGFSSPVRLIPVVLISLFYCSFNARKLNIMYLGDDIALTRGVNIYKFRKSLYIVNSIVVAMVVAECGPIGFVGLLGPHMAKKVFGHKHQQLIPASFMVGGILLNLCDLLSRNIMEETLLPVGVMTALLGGPFLLYLLSRPTKS from the coding sequence ATGAAATTAAAATTTCTCGCCCTTTTCTTTCTTTTAGTTATAGTTTCCCTTTTTTCAATAATGATTGGCCCTGGAGATTTTAAATTTTCGGATCCTGGGTTTTCTAATATTGTTTGGAATATAAGGCTTCCACAACTCTTAATGTCCTTTCTTGTTGGAGGTTTACTTTCCTTGAGTGGACTTCTCTTTCAGGCCATGTTTAAGAACTCTCTTGCAACACCTTATACGCTGGGAGTAGCTAGTGGTGCAGCTCTAGGGGCTTCTCTTTATTTTACTCTTGGTCTCTCTCTCTCCTTTACTTTCTTTAATGGTGTTACAATTTTTAGTTTTATAAGCGCACTTCTTTGTGTTGTGATCGTATACTCGATGGCGATTAAAAGAGGTAGAGTGAGCACTCACTCATTATTATTATCTGGTGTCGTACTCTCAATGATTTGCTCAAGCCTAATTCTCTTCTTACAGTTCATGGGACAGGAGAGGGATGCTATTCAAGTGGTTAGGTGGCTAATGGGAGGAATTGATGTGGTAGGATTTAGTTCTCCAGTGCGCTTGATTCCAGTAGTTCTTATTTCTCTTTTTTATTGTTCTTTTAACGCGAGAAAATTGAATATTATGTATCTAGGTGATGATATTGCTCTTACTCGTGGAGTAAATATTTATAAGTTTAGAAAGTCTCTCTATATTGTTAATTCAATAGTAGTGGCGATGGTAGTAGCAGAGTGCGGTCCAATAGGCTTTGTGGGGCTTCTAGGGCCTCATATGGCAAAGAAAGTCTTTGGTCACAAGCATCAGCAATTGATACCTGCGAGCTTTATGGTGGGCGGAATACTCCTTAATCTTTGCGATCTTCTTTCAAGAAATATTATGGAGGAAACTCTATTGCCTGTAGGAGTTATGACTGCTCTGTTGGGTGGACCATTCCTCTTGTATCTTCTTTCTAGGCCTACAAAAAGCTGA
- a CDS encoding HAMP domain-containing methyl-accepting chemotaxis protein — MKLKIQTQIITLVSFLFAFQVIICAISYIGLTSISEELDSVFSRSLPSIDNLVQADRDFQQSLVAERTLLLSGLDSEQKKKQVGEYYKNRAQVLERFSVYEKLAKTKEEKEIIEVFKTKYQDWVTISDTSMPLTESGYEGDHATLMNTSLNVTGPAFESSRDQLDALQEVIQTKAKVDFDVAREHYKEVELLMFSILGGCLLFTIGLSFYFIRSIKQKIESTINNVTNESLTLNNISGLLGQRATELASASQQQSASVTQTSSSLHEISEMVNKNTSTAVSSADLVNTGKRELDKGLQMILNLAEKVKDMNTASSELITKVDNNHKRFEEILGVFNNVQDKTSVINDIVFQTKLLSFNASVEAARAGEHGKGFSVVAEEVGNLAHMSGNSANEISELLEGSLSNISSMIENSKSEVSSAVKKSEEIITQTLDISARCEQTLKEIDQMFIRVTESTNEIATASQEQSSGVGEINTAVQEIDSANQLTTKSAHQVEESSKELISVAVSLEGSIDELKKLVA; from the coding sequence ATGAAATTAAAAATTCAAACACAAATCATTACACTGGTTTCATTTCTATTTGCTTTTCAGGTCATCATCTGTGCGATTAGCTACATTGGCTTAACCAGCATAAGTGAGGAGCTAGATAGCGTATTCTCTAGGAGTCTACCTTCTATTGATAACCTTGTTCAGGCCGACAGAGATTTTCAACAATCTCTAGTTGCGGAGAGAACACTTCTTCTATCTGGTCTTGATAGTGAACAAAAGAAGAAACAAGTTGGAGAATACTATAAGAATAGAGCGCAAGTTCTAGAAAGATTCTCTGTATACGAAAAGCTTGCAAAAACTAAAGAAGAGAAAGAAATCATTGAAGTATTCAAGACGAAATATCAAGATTGGGTAACGATCAGTGATACATCAATGCCACTTACAGAAAGTGGATACGAGGGAGATCACGCTACTCTAATGAATACATCTCTCAACGTAACTGGTCCAGCATTTGAAAGCAGTAGAGACCAGCTCGATGCACTTCAAGAAGTTATTCAAACAAAAGCAAAAGTAGACTTTGATGTTGCGAGAGAACACTATAAGGAAGTTGAACTTCTTATGTTCTCAATCCTAGGTGGATGTCTTCTTTTTACAATTGGACTGAGCTTCTACTTCATCAGAAGCATTAAGCAAAAAATTGAAAGTACAATCAACAACGTTACTAATGAGAGTTTAACTCTTAATAATATTTCTGGCCTTCTAGGTCAAAGAGCGACAGAGCTTGCTTCGGCGTCTCAGCAGCAGTCAGCGAGTGTAACTCAGACATCTTCTTCACTACATGAGATTTCAGAAATGGTGAATAAGAATACTTCAACGGCAGTATCTAGTGCTGACCTAGTAAATACAGGAAAGAGAGAACTAGATAAGGGTCTACAAATGATTCTAAACCTAGCTGAAAAAGTTAAAGATATGAACACAGCTTCTTCAGAGCTTATTACGAAAGTTGATAATAACCACAAAAGATTTGAAGAGATCTTAGGAGTATTTAATAACGTTCAAGATAAGACAAGTGTTATCAACGATATTGTTTTCCAAACAAAGCTACTCTCTTTCAACGCTTCAGTTGAGGCCGCAAGAGCTGGTGAACATGGAAAGGGATTCTCTGTTGTAGCGGAAGAAGTTGGGAACCTTGCTCACATGAGTGGTAACTCTGCGAATGAAATCTCAGAGCTTCTTGAGGGAAGTCTTTCGAATATCTCTTCGATGATCGAGAACTCTAAATCAGAAGTAAGCAGTGCTGTAAAAAAGAGTGAAGAAATCATCACTCAAACCTTAGATATTTCTGCGAGATGTGAACAAACTCTAAAAGAAATTGATCAAATGTTTATACGAGTTACTGAATCAACCAATGAGATTGCTACTGCTTCTCAAGAGCAAAGCTCAGGTGTTGGTGAGATCAATACAGCGGTTCAAGAAATTGATAGTGCAAACCAACTAACAACTAAGAGTGCTCATCAAGTAGAAGAGTCTTCAAAAGAGTTAATTAGTGTTGCTGTTAGTCTTGAAGGTAGTATTGATGAATTGAAAAAACTTGTGGCATAA
- a CDS encoding class I SAM-dependent methyltransferase, giving the protein MFKTIALIFFISLPTFARQAISGNRYQLLSGVRKQKESIQFWDKKFAGEDYLYGKAPAKFLAENYGYIPLASKVLDVGMGEGRNTVFLARKGYNVTGVDISAIAVRKARRLAAEHGIRINAVVSSMEDFKGEKSSFDAILVFYYVDRELNKKLIEWLKPGGILIYESHTKKQKTLAGNEKYEDKYLLKELELLSMFPDLRVLKFEEPLHRGEFTSSIILQKPLR; this is encoded by the coding sequence ATGTTTAAAACTATTGCTCTTATCTTTTTTATTTCCCTACCTACTTTTGCTAGACAAGCAATTTCAGGGAATCGCTATCAACTTCTTTCCGGAGTAAGAAAGCAAAAAGAGAGTATTCAATTTTGGGATAAGAAGTTTGCTGGTGAAGACTATCTTTATGGGAAAGCTCCTGCAAAATTTCTAGCTGAAAATTATGGCTATATTCCTTTAGCATCAAAAGTCTTAGATGTAGGAATGGGCGAGGGGAGAAATACCGTTTTCCTAGCTCGCAAGGGATATAATGTTACTGGTGTAGATATCTCTGCAATTGCGGTGAGAAAAGCTCGAAGGCTAGCGGCGGAACATGGAATTAGAATTAACGCTGTAGTTTCTTCTATGGAAGACTTCAAGGGTGAGAAGAGTTCCTTTGATGCCATACTTGTCTTCTACTATGTCGACCGTGAGTTAAATAAGAAGCTGATTGAGTGGCTTAAGCCAGGCGGTATTTTAATTTATGAATCTCACACAAAAAAGCAAAAGACTCTTGCTGGAAATGAGAAGTATGAGGATAAGTACTTACTCAAAGAACTTGAGCTTCTTAGTATGTTTCCAGATCTTCGCGTTCTAAAGTTTGAAGAGCCTCTTCACAGAGGAGAGTTCACTAGTTCAATCATTCTTCAAAAGCCTTTGAGATAA
- a CDS encoding ABC transporter substrate-binding protein, which yields MDTTKKFIAAFAFAVLSFSALGVGSPKAIKGGTFKYNLGQAPTTLNPLSSTDAYASSVQSYIIESLADRNPDTYEWQPLLAKSWEVSKDGTEYTFTLRDGVKWHDGKPLTIEDVKFSFDAIVDPTNKYKTAQIKPYYENIASAEVIGKNKIKFTAKKKYFGNFDVVAGLSIVPKHIYENPTEKQQKKLNKTLIGTGPYTLDGYRRGKHITLLNNKSWWGAKDPARKFEHNYGRILMRFVKDGTVAIQRLQKGDLDFNGLTVEEFERKTNGPQWGKSVFKVKTQNKAPTGYGFIGWNLKDRIFKSKKVRVALYHLLDREKMIEKFRFGMSLPATGPLYRQSIYANEKVKPVLYDPKKALKLLREDGWADTDKDGILDKVIDGQKVNLSFTILEPNQEFVKYLTIYKEDAKKAGVDINVKFVEWNTFIKKLDERSFEAVRLAWSGGSINWDPKQIWHSSSASASGSNFISYSNPKVDKLIDEARVTLDKEKRIVLLKEVYKQIAEDVPYAFFFNEKYRFYGHTDRLKREKDTYQFDLGLSYWWLKK from the coding sequence ATGGATACAACAAAGAAATTTATTGCGGCATTTGCGTTCGCAGTTTTATCATTTTCAGCTCTTGGAGTTGGAAGTCCTAAGGCCATTAAGGGTGGAACATTCAAATATAATCTAGGACAAGCGCCTACAACTTTGAATCCACTATCATCTACAGATGCTTACGCCTCTTCAGTTCAATCTTATATTATAGAAAGTTTAGCTGATAGAAATCCTGATACATATGAGTGGCAGCCTCTTCTTGCAAAGAGCTGGGAAGTTTCTAAGGATGGTACAGAGTACACATTCACGCTTAGAGATGGAGTTAAGTGGCACGACGGAAAGCCATTAACAATTGAAGACGTTAAGTTTTCTTTCGACGCAATTGTCGATCCTACTAATAAATACAAAACGGCTCAAATTAAGCCATACTACGAAAATATTGCTTCAGCAGAAGTAATCGGAAAAAATAAAATCAAATTTACAGCAAAGAAAAAGTACTTCGGAAACTTTGATGTTGTTGCCGGACTTTCTATTGTTCCAAAGCACATCTACGAAAATCCAACAGAGAAACAACAAAAGAAATTAAATAAGACTCTTATTGGAACGGGTCCTTATACTCTTGATGGTTACAGAAGAGGTAAGCATATAACTCTTTTAAATAATAAGTCTTGGTGGGGAGCTAAAGATCCAGCAAGAAAGTTTGAGCACAACTACGGTAGAATCCTTATGAGGTTTGTTAAGGATGGAACAGTTGCAATTCAACGTCTTCAAAAAGGTGACCTTGACTTCAACGGTTTAACAGTTGAGGAATTTGAAAGAAAGACAAATGGTCCTCAGTGGGGAAAATCTGTTTTCAAAGTAAAGACTCAAAATAAAGCACCTACAGGTTACGGTTTCATTGGTTGGAACCTAAAGGACAGAATCTTCAAGTCAAAAAAGGTAAGAGTTGCTCTTTACCACTTACTAGATAGAGAGAAGATGATTGAGAAATTCCGTTTTGGTATGTCTCTTCCAGCAACAGGTCCTCTTTATAGACAATCAATTTATGCAAACGAAAAAGTGAAGCCAGTTCTCTATGATCCAAAGAAAGCTCTTAAGCTTTTAAGAGAAGATGGTTGGGCCGATACTGATAAGGATGGAATCCTAGATAAAGTTATCGACGGTCAGAAAGTAAATCTTTCATTTACAATCCTTGAGCCAAATCAAGAATTTGTTAAGTACCTCACAATTTATAAAGAAGATGCCAAGAAAGCTGGTGTAGATATCAATGTTAAATTTGTTGAATGGAACACATTCATTAAGAAGCTTGATGAGAGATCATTCGAAGCCGTAAGACTGGCTTGGTCTGGTGGATCGATCAACTGGGATCCTAAGCAAATTTGGCACTCAAGCTCAGCTTCTGCTTCGGGGTCTAACTTCATCTCTTATTCTAATCCAAAGGTTGATAAGTTAATTGATGAGGCGAGAGTAACTCTAGATAAAGAAAAGAGAATTGTGCTTTTAAAAGAAGTATATAAGCAAATTGCTGAAGATGTACCTTATGCATTCTTCTTTAATGAGAAGTATAGATTCTACGGACACACAGACAGACTTAAGCGTGAAAAAGATACGTATCAATTTGATCTAGGTCTAAGTTACTGGTGGCTTAAAAAGTAA